One part of the Candida albicans SC5314 chromosome R, complete sequence genome encodes these proteins:
- the BUD22 gene encoding Bud22p (Protein with a predicted role in 18S rRNA maturation and small ribosomal subunit biogenesis; repressed in core stress response; repressed by prostaglandins), which yields MKTNNYMWKLDLLESKFNKSTPRFPHTKKLLIASNHNHKLLKKIPKSPEDAQVEIEKIKSDIFQKKYHSAYSKLAKEVEKKTIPVDDKEFVSKLITSKLIKIIQSACLNSKELKTNPPTYIGQHLREIVIDKSNECNPSSFYITFCQNDKAVNNFVANLWNNKNVKKILDEIEWSFRVVRGNLTRQEKDSRIKATGSKVDLKDNEDSDEGEEDDSEDEHKSLDLEDAYDKFAIYDKVDNGSGGEEQQPELDPNVNYNEVTDEEPSEEESSEDSSDDFFEDEPPKKKQKQSQDSGKSFNLPQLASGYFSGGSDDEEDDADNDKVVKEITTQRKNRRGQRARQKIWAKKYGKEAKHVKKNQEILASERERRQMEFEERQRKRELKAKLLAEKQQTGANSLPLGERKPTTSNTASTIPQSSSVSTNSVATEEKSIHPSWEAKRLEKEKLKNVKFQGKKVVFD from the coding sequence ATGAAGACGAACAATTATATGTGGAAACTTGATTTGTTAGAATCCAAGTTTAATAAATCTACACCCAGATTTCCTCATaccaaaaaattattaattgcaAGTAATCACAATcacaaattattaaaaaaaattcctAAATCACCAGAGGATGCCCAAgtagaaattgaaaaaataaaatcagatatctttcaaaagaaatatcATTCGGCATATTCAAAATTAGCCAAGGAAGTGGAGAAAAAGACTATCCCGGTGGACGATAAAGAATTTGtatcaaaattgataaCTTCAAAgctaataaaaataattcaaagTGCATGTTTAAACTccaaagaattgaaaacgAATCCTCCAACATATATTGGACAGCATCTTCGAGAAATTGTAATTgacaaatcaaatgaatGTAACCCTTCGAGTTTTTATATCACTTTTTGTCAAAACGATAAGGCAGTGAATAATTTTGTCGCCAATTTATGGAATAATAAGAATGTAAAGAAGATATtggatgaaattgaatggTCATTTAGAGTTGTTCGTGGAAATTTGACAAGACAAGAAAAGGACTCTAGAATTAAAGCTACTGGTAGTAAGGTGGATTTGAAGGACAATGAAGATAGTGATGAGGGAGAAGAAGACGATAGTGAAGATGAACACAAATCTTTGGATTTGGAAGATGCTTATGACAAGTTTGCAATTTATGACAAGGTAGACAATGGATCAGGAGGTGAGGAACAACAACCAGAATTAGATCCTAATGTAAACTATAATGAGGTAACAGATGAAGAGCCTTCAGAAGAGGAGTCAAGCGAAGACTCATCGGATGACTTTTTCGAGGAtgaaccaccaaaaaagaaacaaaaacagaGCCAAGATAGTGGGAAATCATTCAATCTTCCTCAACTTGCCTCTGGTTATTTTTCAGGGGGTTCtgatgacgaagaagaCGATGCAGATAACGATAAAGTAGTAAAGGAAATAACTACACAGAGAAAGAATCGAAGGGGTCAAAGAGCAAGACAAAAGATATGGGCCAAGAAATATGGTAAAGAAGCAAAACATGTCAAGAAGAATCAAGAAATACTTGCCAGCGAAAGAGAACGTAGACAAATGGAGTTTGAAGAAAGACAACGTAAACGTGAGTTAAAGGCAAAATTATTAGCTgagaaacaacaaactgGTGCTAACTCATTACCACTTGGTGAGAGAAAACCTACTACCAGCAACACTGCCAGTACCATACCGCAGCTGCTGCTGGTCTCTACTAACTCTGTTGCAACAGAGGAAAAATCCATCCATCCATCCTGGGAGGCAAAGAGAttggaaaaggaaaaactCAAGAATGTTAAATTCCAAGGTAAAAAAGTTGTTTTTGATTAG
- a CDS encoding uncharacterized protein (Ortholog of Candida albicans WO-1 : CAWG_01431): MHSPFNFVSCNILIASFATDSTRTRFISAMTLFPISVSLTNPGINALILIFPLNSFDRLLVNPNKPALDAAYTEVPGIKCSVIDNTEEIFNIVGSDPFWRSIFFTTI; encoded by the coding sequence ATGCATTCTccatttaattttgtatCTTGTAATATTCTTATAGCTTCATTTGCTACCGACTCAACCAGAACCAGATTTATATCTGCCATGACTTTATTCCCCATATCTGTTTCTTTGACTAATCCGGGCATCAATGCATTGATTCTAATTTTCCCTCTTAATTCTTTTGATAGACTTTTAGTAAATCCTAATAAGCCAGCCTTAGATGCAGCATACACCGAAGTCCCTGGTATAAAATGTTCAGTCATTGATAATACtgaagaaatatttaatattgTTGGATCAGACCCTTTTTGGCGAAGCATATTCTTCACCACCATTTGA
- a CDS encoding 3-oxoacyl-[acyl-carrier-protein] reductase (NADPH) (Ortholog(s) have 3-oxoacyl-[acyl-carrier-protein] reductase (NADPH) activity, role in aerobic respiration, fatty acid metabolic process and mitochondrion localization): MFKGKTALVTGGSRGIGLAISKKLAIEGAAVSLLARNETILQQSLSELATDHGQTHTYHSLDLTSLLLRNPQDLNFGSPTILVNCAGVTNHSLLLRMTQEEIVNTINLNLTVPILLSQMVVKNMLRQKGSDPTILNISSVLSMTEHFIPGTSVYAASKAGLLGFTKSLSKELRGKIRINALMPGLVKETDMGNKVMADINSVSVESVANEAIRILQDTKLNGECIVLDK, from the coding sequence ATGTTTAAAGGCAAAACTGCATTAGTCACAGGCGGATCTCGAGGAATTGGACTTGCAATCAGTAAGAAGTTAGCCATTGAAGGAGCAGCAGTATCATTATTAGCTAGAAATGAAACCATATTGCAACAATCATTACTGGAACTAGCGACTGATCATGGTCAAACCCATACATATCACTCATTGGATTTGACAAGTCTATTGTTACGCAATCCACaggatttgaattttggaTCTCCTACAATATTAGTAAACTGTGCTGGAGTTACTAATCATTCCTTGTTACTTCGTATGACACAAGAAGAAATCGTTAAcacaatcaatttaaatcTAACGGTTCCCATACTACTAAGTCAAATGGTGGTGAAGAATATGCTTCGCCAAAAAGGGTCTGATCCAAcaatattaaatatttcttcaGTATTATCAATGACTGAACATTTTATACCAGGGACTTCGGTGTATGCTGCATCTAAGGCTGGCTTATTAGGATTTACTAAAAGTCTATCAAAAGAATTAAGAGGGAAAATTAGAATCAATGCATTGATGCCCGGATTAGTCAAAGAAACAGATATGGGGAATAAAGTCATGGCAGATATAAATCTGGTTCTGGTTGAGTCGGTAGCAAATGAAGCTATAAGAATATTACAAGatacaaaattaaatggAGAATGCATTGTATTGGATAAATAG
- a CDS encoding uncharacterized protein (Ortholog(s) have role in ascospore wall assembly and ascospore wall, nuclear envelope localization): MYWVPIERGFLIIRKEGANPVLIELTEMLINLACVFIALIDKCFSNDSYFVSLKASESIDHFMEYDKRYPKHLQVRDFISNSIAIGDFKGFSGRFSKDIIDRLKRCPLVQEITEDIMFNALEFEIQEDAPRHLARISRRRRMKPNKPYPYMYETEYSGQGVNAYVIDSGIEVDHPEFEGRASAGYDFTEEGSGDNNGHGTHVAGLIGSVTYGVAKNVRIVEVKALNSKGAGSLSTILAAIDFAVNHRIESGRKGVANLSLGAYKNHILNKAIEQATNTGLVFVVAAGNSNINACMTSPASSKYAITVGAIDDYTDSVTAFSNWGECVDIFASGAYVRSVDARNHDKTQVLSGTSMASPIVTGMVANLLSQNVESGKIKSVLIRMAAKNKITKTSLFLRKKTPNRILYNGIQEREFEYNEDD; this comes from the coding sequence ATGTACTGGGTCCCCATTGAAAGAGGGTTTTTAATAATCAGAAAAGAGGGAGCAAACCCTGTTTTAATTGAACTTACGGAaatgttaataaatttggCATGTGTGTTTATTGCATTAATTGACAAGTGTTTTTCCAATGACCTGTATTTTGTTTCACTTAAAGCATCAGAATCAATTGACCACTTTATGGAATATGATAAAAGATACCCAAAGCATTTGCAAGTGCGAGATTTCATTAGTAATTCAATTGCAATTGGAGATTTCAAGGGATTTTCAGGGAGATTCTCCAaagatattattgataGGTTGAAAAGATGTCCTTTGGTTCAAGAGATAACTGAAGATATTATGTTTAATGCacttgaatttgaaatccAAGAGGATGCTCCGAGACATTTGGCCAGAATAAGCAGAAGGAGAAGAATGAAGCCAAATAAACCCTATCCTTATATGTACGAAACTGAATATCTGGGACAAGGTGTAAATGCGTATGTGATAGATTCTGGAATTGAAGTTGACCACCCTGAGTTTGAAGGAAGAGCAAGCGCAGGCTATGATTTTACTGAGGAAGGGTCTGGAGATAATAATGGACATGGAACTCATGTAGCGGGATTAATTGGTTCTGTCACGTATGGGGTTGCAAAAAATGTCAGAATTGTTGAAGTAAAAGCATTGAACAGTAAAGGTGCTGGCTCACTTAGCACAATTTTAGCAGCTATAGACTTTGCAGTCAACCATAGAATCGAATCTGGGAGAAAAGGAGTTGCTAACTTATCTTTGGGTGCATATAAGAATCACATTTTAAACAAAGCAATTGAGCAAGCAACCAATACAGGTTTGGTATTTGTGGTGGCAGCCGGGAATTCGAATATCAACGCTTGTATGACCAGCCCAGCAAGTTCCAAATATGCAATTACAGTGGGAGCCATTGATGATTACACCGATTCAGTCACTGCCTTCTCTAACTGGGGTGAATGTGTTGACATATTTGCAAGTGGTGCATATGTCAGAAGTGTTGATGCACGTAACCACGACAAGACACAAGTTTTATCCGGCACTTCTATGGCATCACCTATAGTAACAGGTATGGTTGCCAACTTGTTAAGCCAAAATGTTGAATCAgggaaaatcaaatcagtTTTAATTCGAATGGCAGCTAAGAATAAGATTACCAAGACATCTTTGTTCTTAAGAAAAAAGACTCCAAACAGAATCTTATATAATGGCATTCAAGAGAGGGAATTCGAatataatgaagatgattaa
- a CDS encoding uncharacterized protein (Ortholog(s) have alpha-1,4-glucosidase activity, role in polysaccharide biosynthetic process, protein N-linked glycosylation and endoplasmic reticulum lumen, glucosidase II complex localization) — MFQQLLAISSLVTFVLGEIRGVSPENQDLYKPIIENGKQYWRCLNDSSIRLTYDQINDNFCDCPDGSDEPGTNACPSPPFKFYCANKGHFPNFIDQFKVDDGVCDYDVCCDGSDEQGICEDKCEIIHRQYEQYKTQLESFINDALKKKQSLIELAQGKRKQLVNELRKLEAVLPSKKSHLYELEVQLENSNEQETSVFDVLGDHISDLATKLEAHKRDLLKQESRIQSLEKLLAKLSQEYNPNFNDPAVKESIHKYQEYLSNKDEDVVEDIKETNAILSELSEKAKSLVGNTDSTPLQPTIRNMLHHYFQLFTNTFLTKPQLQVKTTLSNDQLINSIDKQKQEISKIESKIDDIKKNLSNDYGSDDILRAFDSTTINKKLGGYTYRINLLHSVAQDDVLIGNYKKYENGKXXLTEEPSVGMVRKDQQ, encoded by the coding sequence ATGTTCCAACAATTACTtgcaatttcttcattggTAACCTTTGTGTTGGGCGAAATTAGAGGAGTCAGTCCCGAGAATCAAGATTTGTACAAaccaattattgaaaatggtaAACAATATTGGAGGTGTTTAAACGATTCTTCAATTCGATTGACTTATGACCAAATTAACGACAACTTTTGCGATTGCCCCGATGGATCTGACGAACCAGGTACCAATGCTTGCCCTAGTCCTCCATTTAAATTCTATTGTGCAAACAAGGGTCATTTCCCAAATTtcattgatcaatttaaaGTAGATGATGGGGTTTGTGATTATGATGTTTGTTGTGATGGATCTGATGAACAAGGTATTTGTGAAGATAAATGTGAAATCATTCATCGTCAATATGAACAATACAAAACCCAACTTGAAAGTTTCATCAATGATgcattgaaaaagaaacagtCGTTAATCGAATTAGCTcaaggaaaaagaaaacaattaGTGAATGAATTACGGAAATTGGAAGCTGTATTACCCCTGAAGAAATCACATTTGTATGAATTGGAAGTCCAATTAGAGAATAGCAACGAGCAAGAAACTTCAGTGTTTGATGTCTTAGGAGACCATATTAGTGATCTTGCTACAAAACTAGAAGCACATAAAAGGgatttattaaaacaagaaaGTAGAATTCAATCTTTAGAAAAACTTTTAGCGAAATTATCTCAGGAATATAATCCAAATTTCAATGATCCAGCAGTCAAAGAATCTATTCACAAATATCAGGAGTATCTTTCGAATAAAGACGAGGACGTTGTGGAGGACATCAAAGAAACCAATGCTATACTTCTGGAGTTATCAGAAAAAGCCAAAAGTTTAGTCGGTAACACTGATAGCACACCTTTACAACCTACAATTAGAAACATgcttcatcattattttcagCTTTTCACAAACACGTTTTTGACAAAACCTCAACTACAAGTCAAAACAACTTTGTCCAATGaccaattaataaatctgATTGACAAACAAAAGCAAGAAATCAGCAAGATTGAAtccaaaattgatgatattaagaaaaatttaAGTAACGACTATGGGTCGGACGACATTTTAAGAGCATTTGATCTGACTACaattaacaaaaaattgggAGGTTACACCTACAGAATTAATCTTTTACACTCTGTGGCCCAGGATGACGTATTGATTggaaattacaaaaaatacGAGAATGGAAAGWTTWMTTTGACAGAGGAGCCAAGTGTTGGAATGGTCCGCAAAGATCagcaataa
- a CDS encoding tRNA:m4X modification enzyme (Putative 2'-O-methyltransferase with a predicted role in tRNA modification; transcription is activated in the presence of elevated CO2) — protein sequence MTIQETKKRKLDQNVLTCEYILPRKNRRCKMLRKKDAKYCSEHLIHDENFNGERIACPFSSSHTVWKKDLKQHMKKCNDRPKENTNSCYELDFNKSLNNAENFELANEEKEENTELMEKYIHVLQKIEFEPLEFRILHHEGLETRLQEKTNQKHPIQQNSIIANMDSMGLLSNSFLYLEFGAGKGELSRYLNQCILQQKTECSCTYGFGLIDRGKNRLKADSKIISDSETLQTKPQIKRSKIDIKDLNLDKFLVDLKIDKVVAISKHLCGAATDLTLKSILNSTLLSNDQFGGALIAMCCRHVCSLEQLLPQSRKYLHDHGFTTVQSFNVLKKLVSWAVDKKDAQENGILGLNTHQREEIGLKARRLIDESRVHALKSILNDKYKVEIFWYVQKDVTLENVCLSISRRTK from the coding sequence ATGACTATACaagaaacaaagaaaagaaagctTGATCAAAATGTCTTAACCTGTGAATATATTCTACCTAGAAAGAATAGAAGGTGCAAAATGTTACGTAAAAAAGATGCAAAGTACTGTTCAGAACACTTGATTCACGATGAAAACTTCAATGGAGAAAGAATTGCATGTCCCTTTAGTTCTAGTCACACAGTGTGGAAAAAGGATTTGAAACAGCATATGAAAAAATGTAACGATAGACCAAAGGAAAATACTAACTCATGTTATGAACTTGACTTCAATAAGCTGCTAAACAACGCAGAGAACTTTGAATTGGCTAATGAGGAGAAAGAGGAGAATACTGAGTTGATGGAAAAGTACATTCATGTTTTGCAAAAAATAGAGTTTGAACCACTAGAGTTTAGGATACTTCATCATGAAGGATTGGAAACAAGATTGCAAGAAAAAACCAACCAGAAACACCCCATACAACAAAACTCTATAATCGCCAACATGGATCTGATGGGTTTACTCAGTAACTCATTTCTTTATTTGGAATTTGGTGCTGGTAAAGGTGAATTGCTGAGATATTTGAATCAATGTAtattacaacaaaaaacaGAATGTTCATGCACTTACGGTTTTGGATTAATTGATAGAGGTAAAAACAGATTAAAAGCCGACAGCAAGATCATTTCTGATTCTGAAACCTTACAAACTAAGCcacaaataaaaagaagCAAGATAGATATTAAAGACTTGAATTTGGATAAATTTCTAGTTGAtctaaaaattgataaagttGTTGCTATTTCCAAGCATTTATGCGGAGCAGCAACTGATCTCACGTTGAAACTGATTTTAAATTCGACACTATTGCTGAATGATCAATTTGGAGGTGCCTTGATTGCAATGTGTTGTCGCCATGTCTGTTCCTTAGAACAATTATTACCACAATCAAGGAAATATTTGCACGACCACGGGTTCACAACCGTACAATCATTCAAtgtattgaaaaagttaGTGTCATGGGCAGTGGACAAAAAGGACGCACAAGAAAATGGTATACTTGGTCTTAATACACATCaaagagaagaaattgGGTTGAAAGCTAGAAGATTAATAGATGAATCTCGAGTTCATGCTTTAAAATCTATTTTGAATGATAAATACAAAGTGGAGATATTTTGGTATGTTCAAAAAGATGTGACTCTAGAAAATGTCTGCTTATCAATTTCTAGAAGGACTAAGTAA
- a CDS encoding uncharacterized protein (Ortholog of C. dubliniensis CD36 : Cd36_25800, Candida tenuis NRRL Y-1498 : CANTEDRAFT_116265, Debaryomyces hansenii CBS767 : DEHA2E17380g and Pichia stipitis Pignal : PICST_62836): MANKISTIRYKRQIRPLLSKIHTLNDLYSKNPSLFEFDISKIDINKPIKSPDADYHPRKRTKTVLLEESLEPDFYSPRTPEERLKSLKHYVSSELFKAYTELLSILKPVLISLAPSDCSWTLATRCAFEIGKEMAESTTTTYYRLNNVHLFDPDLVNPSIKELYDELYGDIDDWIDMEPAQVTNNYRQYLLIGYVSKLLVIHSQTTLYIFLPVLLHWLSHQNPYLRHLGQLLANDFFSFPDNSTTNIEELNGLKFNNTSRIFWTLYGVDYWKPFLNRASLSVVLPYKISLELFDELEDTHQLPKGYYRRELYSMFQICLNYNIIVMIMVKILQKTRKKCKTYEDAYQHFKNIYTLAVEMACNWLPFYSITFPNNKIIFNSLRQLQEFMQGKLKVLSSQGGKYTLLYKRSQGFFESLEAISYYYLYPDRKIILNSVDTVAKTAVKLRIDNHKFLAWLNRNAF; the protein is encoded by the coding sequence ATGgcaaataaaatatcaacaattagATATAAACGACAAATCCGGCCGTTACTATCCAAGATTCATACTTTAAATGACTTGTACTCCAAAAACCCACtgttgtttgaatttgacATTTCTAAAATTGATATAAATAAACCAATTAAATCCCCAGACGCTGATTATCACCCAAGAAAAAGAACGAAAACAGTACTACTTGAAGAATCGTTGGAGCCGGACTTTTACAGCCCTAGGACACCTGAAGAAAGActcaaatcattaaaacATTATGTATCATCCGAACTATTTAAAGCTTATACTGAGTTACTTTCCATACTAAAACCAGTTCTTATTTCTTTAGCACCATCTGATTGTTCTTGGACACTTGCTACCAGATGTGCATTTGAAATAGGTAAAGAAATGGCAGAatcaacaaccaccacctaCTATCGACTAAACAATGTGCATTTATTTGATCCTGATCTTGTGAATCCTAGTATCAAAGAATTGTATGATGAGTTGTATGGAGACATTGATGATTGGATTGATATGGAACCAGCACAAGTTACGAACAATTATAGACAATATCTACTTATTGGATATGTCAGTAAACTCTTGGTGATACATTCCCAGACTacattatatatatttttgcCTGTGTTACTACATTGGCTATCACATCAAAATCCGTATCTACGACATTTGGGACAGTTACTCGccaatgatttttttagtttccCCGATAATTCAACAACCAACATTGAGGAGTTGAATGGAttgaaatttaataatacttCAAGAATATTCTGGACCTTATACGGAGTTGATTATTGGAAGCCATTTTTGAATAGAGCGAGTTTATCAGTTGTGCTACCATACAAGATTTCTTTAGAGTTGTTTGATGAGTTAGAAGACACTCATCAGTTACCAAAAGGTTATTACAGAAGAGAGTTGTATTCaatgtttcaaatttgtctcaattataatataatagTTATGATAATGGTGAAAATACTACAAAAAACCCGCAAGAAATGTAAAACATACGAAGATGCGTACCAGCATTTCAAGAATATTTACACTTTGGCCGTGGAAATGGCATGTAACTGGTTGCCTTTCTATAGCATCACTtttccaaataataaaataattttcaattcattaagGCAACTACAAGAATTTATGCAAGGTAAGTTAAAAGTATTGTCTAGTCAAGGAGGGAAGTATACATTATTATATAAGAGATCACAAGGCTTTTTCGAATCACTTGAAGCTATACtgtattattatctttatCCTGACCGGAagattattttgaattcGGTGGACACCGTTGCCAAGACGGCAGTCAAGTTGAGAATTGACAATCATAAATTTCTAGCCTGGTTGAACAGAAACGcattttaa
- a CDS encoding uncharacterized protein (Putative subtilisin-family protease; mutation confers hypersensitivity to toxic ergosterol analog), protein MVKLLLSIWISIYFMAGSSFASSSYLVSLHSQETIDTFMAYDATYPQDLQVGELINSKFKIGNFSGFSGSFSKDIIKRLERCPLVDEIVPDITVKAYDAVFQDSAPRHLARISRRKRMKPIKKYSYIYESDFIGKKVSAYVIDSGIAIGHPEFQGRARTGKDFTDEGPGDNNGHGTHVAGLIGSHTYGVAKGVQIIDVKALNSKGTGSLSTILVAIEFAVNHRLRSGRMGVANLSLGAYKNKLLNKAIDQATQTGLVFVVAAGNNNINACLTSPSSSPYAITVGAIDDYNDSIASFSNWGECVDLFASGAYVKSVNIRSDFRPSVLSGTSMAAPIVTGLVANLLNEGVDPELIKGQLIEMSTKHRISKSSLFLKKRTPN, encoded by the coding sequence ATGGTGAAGTTACTTCTATCCATATGGATCTCGATTTACTTTATGGCGGGCTCATCATTTGCAAGTAGTTCTTATTTAGTGTCACTTCATTCCCAAGAGACTATCGATACATTCATGGCCTACGACGCGACATACCCGCAGGATCTTCAAGTTGGCGAactaatcaattcaaaatttaagATAGGCAATTTCTCGGGATTTTCTGGAAGTTTCTCCAAGGATATCATCAAAAGGTTAGAAAGGTGCCCTTTAGTAGATGAAATTGTTCCTGATATTACAGTTAAAGCTTATGATGCCGTGTTTCAAGATCTGGCTCCTAGACACTTGGCAAGAATAAGCAGAAGAAAACGAATGAAACCAATAAAAAAGTATTCCTATATTTACGAATCTGACTTCATTGGTAAAAAAGTGAGTGCTTATGTAATTGATTCAGGAATTGCAATTGGTCATCCAGAATTTCAAGGTAGAGCCAGAACTGGTAAAGATTTCACTGATGAAGGGCCAGGTGATAACAATGGTCATGGAACACATGTTGCTGGTTTGATTGGTTCTCATACATATGGTGTTGCTAAGGGTGTGCAGATTATTGACGTCAAAGCATTAAATTCAAAGGGAACAGGCTCGTTAAGTACTATCCTTGTTGCAATTGAATTTGCCGTGAATCATAGGTTGCGTTCAGGACGAATGGGTGTTGCCAATTTGTCATTAGGTGCGtataaaaacaaactaCTAAACAAAGCCATTGATCAAGCTACTCAAACTGGACTTGTGTTTGTAGTTGCTGCCGGAAATAACAACATTAATGCATGTTTAACCAGTCCATCGAGCTCTCCTTATGCAATAACTGTTGGTGCTATAGACGACTACAATGACTCAATTGCCAGCTTTTCAAATTGGGGCGAGTGTGTTGATTTGTTTGCAAGTGGTGCTTACGTAAAGAGTGTAAATATTAGAAGTGATTTTAGACCACTGGTATTACTGGGGACATCAATGGCGGCTCCTATTGTCACAGGCTTGGTGGCAAATTTGTTAAATGAAGGAGTTGATCCAGAGCTTATAAAGGGGCAATTGATAGAAATGTCAACGAAACACCGAATCTCGAAATCATCGCtattcttgaaaaaaagaactcCGAACTGA